One Streptomyces hundungensis DNA segment encodes these proteins:
- a CDS encoding BMP family lipoprotein, which produces MRRVSKIAAAGIATAALALSATACGSTSSQKDSGTSSSSSAGGKGVKIGVAYDVGGRGDHSFNDSAARGIDKAKAEFGGDVKELTAKTTDTEADREQRLTDLAGAGFNPVIGIGYAYANSMKKVAVKYPNVTFGIVDSVVEGPKNIDNIVFTEEQGSYLAGVAAALKTKTNHVGFIGGVDVPLIKKFEAGFNQGVKDTKPDVKVDNQYLSHGSDTSGFASPDKGKQAAQGMLDNGADVIYTAAGSSGTGAIEAVSGKKGAWAIGVDSDQYQQASLSKYKNAILTSVVKNVDIGVYDLIKSIKDGKPLVGTNSYPLAKGGVSLATSGGFIDDLKSQLDAAQKKIVDGTIKVKTTP; this is translated from the coding sequence TTGCGCCGGGTATCCAAGATCGCTGCGGCCGGTATCGCCACCGCCGCGCTCGCGCTTTCCGCCACCGCCTGTGGCTCCACGTCCTCCCAGAAGGACTCGGGCACCTCGTCCTCGTCCTCCGCGGGCGGCAAGGGCGTCAAGATCGGTGTCGCGTACGACGTCGGCGGCCGTGGCGACCACTCGTTCAACGACTCCGCCGCGCGCGGCATCGACAAGGCCAAGGCCGAGTTCGGTGGCGACGTCAAGGAGCTGACCGCCAAGACCACCGACACCGAGGCGGACCGCGAACAGCGTCTGACCGACCTCGCGGGCGCGGGCTTCAACCCGGTCATCGGCATCGGGTACGCCTACGCGAACTCGATGAAGAAGGTCGCGGTCAAGTACCCGAACGTCACCTTCGGCATCGTCGACTCCGTCGTCGAGGGTCCGAAGAACATCGACAACATCGTCTTCACCGAGGAGCAGGGCTCCTACCTCGCGGGTGTCGCCGCGGCGCTGAAGACCAAGACGAACCACGTCGGCTTCATCGGCGGCGTCGACGTCCCCCTCATCAAGAAGTTCGAGGCGGGCTTCAACCAGGGCGTCAAGGACACCAAGCCGGACGTCAAGGTCGACAACCAGTACCTGTCGCACGGCTCGGACACCTCCGGCTTCGCCAGCCCCGACAAGGGCAAGCAGGCCGCGCAGGGCATGCTCGACAACGGCGCCGACGTCATCTACACCGCGGCCGGCTCCTCCGGCACCGGTGCGATCGAGGCCGTCTCGGGCAAGAAGGGCGCCTGGGCGATCGGTGTCGACTCCGACCAGTACCAGCAGGCCTCGCTCTCCAAGTACAAGAACGCGATCCTGACCTCGGTGGTCAAGAACGTCGACATCGGCGTCTACGACCTGATCAAGTCCATCAAGGACGGCAAGCCGCTGGTCGGCACCAACAGCTACCCGCTGGCCAAGGGCGGCGTCTCGCTCGCCACGAGCGGTGGCTTCATCGACGACCTGAAGTCGCAGCTCGACGCGGCCCAGAAGAAGATCGTCGACGGCACCATCAAGGTCAAGACCACCCCGTGA
- a CDS encoding polysialyltransferase family glycosyltransferase — MRTTQIFAASTLYGVATLVAALDSDCFAPADRRLLLLSNNAPVPETSAPLDTLPGFAALRGRFDGVLSWNDTIAPFHPGGWSPRPDDVPLWERQLRAVWGLGDDRIELALESIQVNPAQAVAQLFPDAPLTVYADGLMTYGPTRNKLDPLIGSRVRRVLHLDLVPGLRPLLLGEFGVPSETVPTAAFVRSVSELAEVEEELNDLVPPNPSAHDEPVALLLGQYLSALAILTAAEEEELHLRMVRGAAARGHRRIVFKPHPSAPPASAHALAEAAADLGVQLTVLERPLLAEVLYERLAPALVVGCFSTALLTASAFYKIPVARVGTELLLDRLAPYQNSNRVPVTIADALLPPLEPPLEADPSPAGDLAELLDAVGYAMQPELRPELRGAAERYLSTSLDARTWRYFKRRRLTALALPGALPAQLGFIPRNATVRRMARRARSLTRRTR; from the coding sequence ATGCGTACGACTCAGATCTTCGCGGCGTCCACACTATACGGGGTGGCCACCCTGGTCGCCGCGCTGGACAGCGACTGCTTCGCCCCGGCGGACCGGAGGTTGCTGCTGCTCAGCAACAACGCACCCGTTCCCGAGACGTCGGCTCCGCTGGACACCCTGCCAGGCTTCGCGGCGCTGCGGGGCCGCTTCGACGGGGTGCTGTCCTGGAACGACACGATCGCCCCCTTCCATCCGGGCGGCTGGAGCCCCCGCCCCGACGACGTCCCCTTGTGGGAACGGCAGTTGAGGGCGGTGTGGGGCCTCGGGGACGACCGGATCGAGCTCGCCCTGGAGTCCATCCAGGTGAACCCGGCCCAGGCGGTGGCCCAGCTGTTCCCCGACGCGCCGCTGACCGTGTACGCGGACGGTCTGATGACGTACGGGCCCACCCGCAACAAACTGGACCCGCTGATCGGCTCACGGGTCCGGCGCGTGCTCCATCTGGATCTGGTCCCGGGCCTGCGTCCGCTGCTCCTCGGCGAGTTCGGGGTGCCGAGCGAGACGGTACCGACGGCGGCGTTCGTACGATCGGTGAGCGAACTCGCGGAAGTGGAAGAGGAGTTGAACGACCTCGTCCCGCCGAATCCGTCGGCGCACGACGAGCCGGTGGCGCTGCTCCTGGGCCAGTACCTCTCGGCGCTGGCCATCCTGACCGCCGCCGAGGAGGAGGAGCTGCATCTGCGCATGGTGCGGGGGGCGGCGGCGCGGGGTCACCGCAGGATCGTCTTCAAGCCGCACCCCTCGGCGCCCCCCGCCTCGGCGCACGCGCTGGCCGAGGCGGCGGCCGACCTGGGCGTCCAACTGACCGTCCTGGAGCGGCCGTTGCTGGCCGAGGTCCTGTACGAGCGGCTCGCCCCGGCGCTGGTCGTCGGCTGCTTCTCGACGGCGCTGCTGACCGCGTCGGCGTTCTACAAGATCCCGGTCGCCCGGGTCGGCACCGAGCTGCTCCTCGACCGGCTCGCCCCCTACCAGAACAGCAACCGGGTTCCGGTGACGATCGCGGACGCCCTGCTGCCGCCCCTGGAGCCGCCCTTGGAGGCCGACCCGTCCCCGGCGGGCGACCTGGCGGAGCTCCTCGACGCCGTGGGCTACGCGATGCAGCCGGAGCTGCGACCGGAGCTGCGGGGCGCGGCCGAGCGGTACCTCTCCACCTCCCTGGACGCCCGCACCTGGCGCTACTTCAAGCGGCGGCGCCTGACGGCGCTGGCGCTGCCGGGGGCGCTTCCCGCGCAGTTGGGCTTCATCCCGCGCAACGCGACGGTACGGCGCATGGCCCGCCGGGCCCGGTCCCTGACCCGCCGCACCCGATAG
- a CDS encoding cytidylyltransferase domain-containing protein gives MIPPNASGSTHPKVLAVIPARGGSKGVPGKNLAPVGGVPLVVRAVLACRAARHVTDVVVSTDDPGIAAAARSAGADVVDRPAGISGDTAGSEAAVLHALEAHPDADVVLLVQCTSPFLTREDVEGVAAAVVEDGAETAVTVAPFHGFLWREDELGGGQGMGHDKAFRPRRQDRPQDFLETGAAYAMDAAGFRRHQHRFFGRTALVRTDPARVLEIDEPHDLDRARALAPLLDRLPGPTLDDVDAVVLDFDGTQTDDKVLVDSDGRELVAVHRGDGLGIAALRRAGLKLLILSTEQNPVVAARAHKLKVPVLHGIDRKDLALKQWCEEQGVDPERVLYAGNDVNDLPCFALAGWPVAVADAHDAVRAAARTVTRTPGGEGAIREIAAWLLGPELDHTP, from the coding sequence GTGATACCCCCGAACGCCTCCGGGAGCACCCACCCCAAAGTCCTCGCCGTCATCCCCGCACGGGGCGGCTCCAAGGGGGTGCCCGGCAAGAACCTCGCTCCCGTCGGCGGGGTCCCGCTGGTCGTGCGGGCCGTGCTCGCCTGCCGCGCCGCCCGCCATGTCACCGATGTGGTCGTCTCCACCGACGACCCGGGGATCGCGGCCGCCGCCCGCTCGGCCGGCGCCGACGTGGTGGACCGCCCGGCCGGCATCTCGGGCGACACCGCGGGGAGCGAGGCGGCCGTGCTGCACGCCCTGGAGGCGCACCCGGACGCCGACGTGGTGCTGCTCGTGCAGTGCACCAGCCCCTTCCTGACCCGCGAGGACGTCGAGGGCGTGGCGGCCGCGGTCGTCGAGGACGGCGCCGAGACCGCCGTCACCGTCGCCCCCTTCCACGGCTTCCTGTGGCGCGAGGACGAACTCGGCGGCGGCCAGGGCATGGGCCACGACAAGGCGTTCCGGCCGCGCCGCCAGGACCGCCCCCAGGACTTCCTGGAGACCGGCGCCGCCTACGCCATGGACGCCGCGGGTTTCCGCAGGCACCAGCACCGCTTCTTCGGCCGCACCGCGCTCGTCCGCACCGACCCCGCCCGGGTCCTGGAGATCGACGAGCCGCACGACCTGGACCGGGCCCGCGCGCTCGCCCCCCTCCTCGACCGGCTGCCCGGCCCCACCCTCGACGACGTCGACGCGGTCGTCCTCGACTTCGACGGCACCCAGACCGACGACAAGGTGCTCGTCGACTCCGACGGCCGCGAACTCGTCGCCGTGCACCGGGGCGACGGGCTCGGCATCGCCGCCCTGCGCCGGGCCGGACTGAAGCTGCTGATCCTGTCCACCGAGCAGAACCCCGTCGTCGCCGCCCGCGCCCACAAGCTCAAGGTCCCGGTCCTGCACGGCATCGACCGCAAGGACCTCGCCCTCAAGCAGTGGTGCGAGGAGCAGGGCGTCGATCCGGAGCGGGTGCTCTACGCCGGCAACGACGTCAACGACCTGCCCTGCTTCGCGCTCGCCGGCTGGCCCGTGGCCGTTGCCGACGCCCATGACGCGGTGCGCGCCGCCGCGCGCACCGTCACCCGCACCCCCGGCGGCGAAGGAGCGATCCGCGAGATCGCCGCCTGGCTCCTCGGACCCGAGCTCGACCACACCCCCTGA
- a CDS encoding acyltransferase family protein: MVAPVSRLRALDGLRLIAALMVALYHYGGRSGDISKGWGTSPKKLFPDAHTWFSYGCLGVQIFFVISGFVICMSGWGRPLRSFFASRVSRLYPAYWTAVLLVTAVFALPWVIYQAVTPSAFLVNLTMLQMPLGVPRVLGVCWTLWAELRFYALFALCVVLPGATRRRVVLFCAGWTLAAALATTAHQPFLDAVFMPEYAPFFIGGMGLYLLHRDRRDITAWGIVAVSWAIGQHEAVAGLWHRPNPAAFSNRHAWVIIAIITLGFALVGAIALGRLRWADWRWLTVAGALTYPFYLVHEHLGWVVVGVLHRGLCVPAPATFALTLAAMLGLAWLMNRSVERWATPMLRAALIRPPAPSGRT; encoded by the coding sequence GTGGTGGCCCCGGTCTCCCGGCTCCGCGCGCTCGACGGGCTGCGCCTGATCGCCGCCCTGATGGTGGCGCTCTACCACTACGGCGGCCGCTCGGGCGACATCAGCAAGGGCTGGGGCACCTCTCCCAAGAAGCTCTTCCCCGACGCCCACACGTGGTTCTCCTACGGCTGCCTCGGGGTGCAGATCTTCTTCGTGATCAGCGGGTTCGTCATCTGCATGAGCGGCTGGGGCCGCCCGCTGCGCTCGTTCTTCGCCTCCCGCGTCTCCCGGCTCTACCCGGCGTACTGGACGGCGGTCCTGCTCGTCACCGCGGTGTTCGCGCTGCCCTGGGTGATCTACCAGGCGGTCACGCCCAGCGCGTTCCTGGTGAACCTGACCATGCTCCAGATGCCGCTCGGGGTGCCCCGGGTGCTGGGGGTGTGCTGGACGCTCTGGGCCGAGCTCCGCTTCTACGCGCTGTTCGCCCTCTGCGTCGTCCTGCCCGGGGCGACACGGCGCCGGGTGGTGCTGTTCTGCGCGGGCTGGACCCTGGCCGCGGCCCTCGCCACGACGGCCCACCAGCCGTTCCTGGACGCTGTGTTCATGCCCGAGTACGCGCCCTTCTTCATCGGCGGCATGGGCCTGTACCTGCTGCACCGCGACCGGCGTGACATCACCGCCTGGGGCATCGTCGCCGTCAGCTGGGCCATCGGCCAGCACGAGGCGGTGGCCGGGCTGTGGCACAGGCCGAATCCGGCGGCCTTCTCCAACCGGCACGCCTGGGTGATCATCGCCATCATCACGCTGGGGTTCGCGCTGGTCGGTGCGATCGCGCTCGGACGCCTGCGGTGGGCGGACTGGCGTTGGCTCACGGTGGCGGGGGCCCTGACCTACCCGTTCTATCTGGTGCACGAGCACCTGGGCTGGGTCGTGGTCGGCGTCCTGCACCGCGGCCTCTGCGTGCCCGCCCCCGCCACCTTCGCCCTGACCCTCGCGGCGATGCTGGGGCTCGCCTGGCTGATGAACCGCTCCGTGGAGCGCTGGGCGACACCGATGCTGCGCGCGGCGCTGATCAGGCCCCCGGCGCCGTCCGGTCGGACCTGA
- a CDS encoding FAD-dependent monooxygenase, with protein MELNDVKEAAPPVLPVLPDTTDVLVVGAGPTGLALAIDLARRGVPTLLVEKSDRLFPGSRGKGVQPRTLEVFDDLGLIDAVRGAGRDYPRMLSWEGPGGTERGQEWDMIERSEPTEQEPYANALLIGQSRLQEVLHTHLRALGGEVAFGREVTGLVQDDEGVTASFADGSAVRARHVVAADGGRSGIRRALGIAMEGEDVDPKPMLVADLLLTPDAIVDDRNWHVWRGSSEGGAVLCPLPGEPGLFQLIIQFADEHAVPDISEEGVVAHLTALTPITAHQVTKVVWASDFRPRAALATRYRDGRVLLAGDAAHIHSPAGGQGLNTGVQDAYNLGWKLAQVLRHGAPATLLDSYEQERRPVAAAVLGLSTRLHRHAILARNSQRGSETRQLALGYRGGPLATGRAGALEAGDRAPDGPLPEGRIFDLLRGPHFTLLAVDTPAPPLASAQVHVHELGAYEAYGRGLFLIRPDGYVGWAGEDTAGLHAYLASLGSLQLD; from the coding sequence ATGGAACTTAACGACGTTAAGGAAGCTGCCCCTCCGGTCCTCCCGGTCCTTCCGGACACCACCGACGTCCTCGTCGTCGGCGCCGGCCCCACCGGCCTCGCACTCGCCATCGACCTGGCGCGGCGCGGCGTCCCCACCCTGCTCGTGGAGAAGTCCGACCGCCTCTTCCCTGGCTCGCGCGGCAAGGGCGTCCAGCCCCGCACCCTGGAGGTCTTCGACGACCTCGGCCTCATCGACGCCGTGCGAGGGGCGGGCCGCGACTACCCGCGGATGCTGAGCTGGGAGGGGCCCGGCGGCACGGAGCGCGGCCAGGAGTGGGACATGATCGAGCGCTCCGAGCCCACCGAGCAGGAGCCCTACGCCAACGCACTGCTCATCGGCCAGTCCCGCCTCCAGGAGGTGCTCCACACCCATCTGCGCGCGCTCGGCGGCGAGGTCGCCTTCGGGCGCGAGGTGACCGGGCTCGTCCAGGACGACGAGGGCGTCACGGCCTCCTTCGCCGACGGCAGCGCCGTCCGGGCCCGCCACGTGGTCGCCGCGGACGGTGGCCGCTCCGGCATCCGGCGCGCGCTCGGCATCGCGATGGAGGGTGAGGACGTCGACCCCAAGCCGATGCTCGTCGCGGACCTCCTGCTCACACCGGACGCGATCGTCGACGACCGCAACTGGCATGTGTGGCGCGGCAGTTCGGAAGGCGGCGCGGTGCTCTGCCCGCTGCCCGGAGAGCCCGGCCTCTTCCAGCTCATCATCCAGTTCGCCGACGAGCACGCGGTCCCCGACATCAGCGAGGAGGGGGTCGTGGCCCACCTCACCGCGCTCACCCCGATCACCGCGCACCAGGTCACCAAGGTCGTCTGGGCCTCCGACTTCCGGCCCCGCGCCGCCCTGGCCACCCGCTACCGCGACGGCCGGGTCCTCCTCGCGGGCGACGCCGCGCACATCCACTCCCCGGCCGGCGGCCAGGGGCTCAACACGGGCGTGCAGGACGCCTACAACCTCGGCTGGAAGCTGGCTCAGGTGCTCCGCCACGGCGCCCCCGCCACGCTCCTCGACAGCTACGAACAGGAGCGGCGCCCGGTCGCTGCCGCGGTGCTCGGCCTGAGCACCCGGCTGCACCGCCACGCCATCCTCGCCAGGAACAGCCAGCGCGGCAGCGAGACCCGCCAGCTCGCCCTCGGCTACCGGGGCGGCCCGCTCGCCACCGGCCGGGCGGGCGCCCTGGAGGCCGGCGACCGCGCCCCGGACGGCCCGCTGCCCGAGGGCAGGATCTTCGACCTGCTGCGAGGCCCGCACTTCACCCTGCTCGCCGTCGACACCCCCGCCCCGCCGCTCGCCTCCGCGCAGGTCCACGTCCACGAGCTGGGCGCGTACGAGGCGTACGGGCGCGGCCTCTTCCTGATCCGCCCCGACGGCTACGTGGGGTGGGCCGGCGAGGACACCGCCGGCCTCCACGCGTACCTGGCCTCACTCGGCTCCCTCCAACTCGACTGA
- a CDS encoding TetR/AcrR family transcriptional regulator C-terminal domain-containing protein — translation MATTKIDRRQVADTALRLLNDTGLEGLTLRAIAKDLGVQAPALYWHFKNKEALLDEMATVMYRRMIADGLPGADADSWQGLLRAVNRALRSMLLSHRDGAKVYGGARFTGNDHAESLEFYLGVLIEAGFDLRDATRAATASYAYTMGFVAEEQGTDARPGETGPGVDTAERAQRLAAFPLAAAAGPEMFGSYDERFEEGLDVLIAGIEATYALRK, via the coding sequence GTGGCTACGACGAAGATCGACCGGAGGCAGGTCGCCGACACCGCGCTGCGGCTCCTGAACGACACGGGCCTCGAAGGGCTCACGCTGCGCGCCATCGCCAAGGACCTCGGCGTCCAGGCGCCCGCGCTCTACTGGCACTTCAAGAACAAGGAAGCCCTGCTCGACGAGATGGCGACGGTCATGTACCGGCGGATGATCGCGGACGGCCTGCCCGGGGCGGACGCGGACAGCTGGCAGGGCCTGCTCCGCGCGGTCAACCGCGCTCTGCGCTCGATGCTGCTCAGCCATCGCGACGGCGCCAAGGTGTACGGGGGCGCGCGCTTCACCGGCAACGACCACGCGGAGTCCCTGGAGTTCTACCTCGGGGTCCTGATCGAGGCCGGGTTCGACCTGCGGGACGCGACCCGCGCCGCGACGGCGTCGTACGCCTACACCATGGGCTTCGTCGCGGAGGAGCAGGGCACGGACGCCCGCCCGGGGGAGACGGGCCCGGGGGTGGACACGGCGGAGCGCGCCCAACGGCTCGCCGCGTTCCCGCTGGCCGCGGCGGCGGGGCCGGAGATGTTCGGGAGCTACGACGAGCGGTTCGAGGAGGGCCTCGACGTGCTGATCGCCGGCATCGAGGCGACGTACGCGCTGCGGAAGTGA
- a CDS encoding DUF6716 putative glycosyltransferase, translated as MPSRTDSRLRIAVLADSDTRWKWGALTARRLAERASGAECAVPDPSAPELDGFLLRGRATPTPRQLDEVGVADAAPREVTMAQFLHLMGALGAPGGSDRDGRPRYDVIVLALVGGAVQAALHGLAARWRGQARRPVVATGYVGVVYEKLADGLLLRHGADVVLANSRHDADRFRAVYRGVGADPAAVTEAALPFLGGAPYRARDGRDTVVFAAQPSVPESRADRRYLLERLVGHARRHPGREVVLKLRSKPGEHTTHLEEHPFQKLARGMDPPPNFSLAYGNMGEVLDRADLLVTVSSTAALEALHRSVPTAVLTDLGVREVLGNHHFLGSGCLTSWDRLDAGHRPTPDPGWLAAQGVAPGDACHHAFDHVRERMSELLSKESLPPIAPYYTATTAPGYLPGILARHHLAPDGTPLPGAAPAAEPTGVRRVIRDAVRDAARGAYRHGVQRVAPVIRRMGEL; from the coding sequence GTGCCATCACGTACCGATTCAAGGCTGCGGATCGCGGTTCTCGCGGATTCGGACACCCGGTGGAAATGGGGCGCCCTCACCGCGCGCCGCCTCGCCGAACGGGCCTCCGGAGCCGAATGCGCCGTGCCCGATCCCTCCGCCCCCGAACTCGACGGCTTCCTGCTCCGGGGCCGCGCCACCCCCACACCTCGCCAGCTCGACGAGGTGGGGGTCGCCGACGCCGCCCCGCGGGAAGTGACGATGGCTCAATTCCTGCACCTGATGGGCGCGTTGGGGGCCCCGGGCGGCTCCGACCGTGACGGCAGGCCCCGCTATGACGTCATCGTGCTCGCGCTCGTCGGCGGGGCCGTCCAGGCCGCGCTGCACGGGCTCGCCGCCCGATGGCGAGGGCAAGCCCGGCGGCCCGTGGTCGCCACCGGCTACGTGGGCGTCGTCTACGAGAAGCTCGCCGACGGCCTGCTCCTGCGCCACGGCGCGGACGTCGTGCTCGCCAACTCCCGGCACGACGCGGACCGCTTCCGCGCGGTGTACCGGGGCGTGGGCGCGGACCCCGCAGCGGTCACCGAAGCCGCCCTGCCCTTCCTCGGCGGCGCCCCGTACCGGGCCAGGGACGGCCGCGACACGGTCGTCTTCGCCGCCCAGCCCTCCGTCCCCGAGAGCCGCGCCGACCGCCGCTATCTGCTGGAGCGGCTGGTCGGGCACGCCCGCCGTCACCCCGGGCGCGAGGTCGTTCTCAAGCTCCGCTCCAAGCCCGGCGAGCACACCACGCACCTGGAGGAACACCCCTTCCAGAAGCTCGCCCGGGGCATGGACCCGCCGCCCAACTTCTCGCTCGCGTACGGGAACATGGGCGAGGTCCTGGACCGCGCCGACCTCCTGGTGACCGTCTCCTCGACCGCCGCCCTTGAGGCCCTGCACCGATCGGTCCCGACGGCCGTGCTCACCGACCTCGGCGTGCGCGAGGTCCTCGGCAACCACCACTTCCTCGGCTCGGGCTGTCTGACCTCCTGGGACCGGCTCGACGCCGGACACCGGCCCACGCCCGACCCCGGGTGGCTCGCCGCCCAGGGGGTCGCCCCGGGAGACGCGTGCCACCACGCCTTCGATCACGTACGCGAGCGAATGAGCGAGTTGCTTTCGAAGGAAAGCCTGCCGCCGATCGCTCCCTACTACACCGCCACCACCGCGCCCGGCTATCTGCCCGGCATCCTCGCCCGCCACCACCTCGCCCCCGACGGCACCCCCCTGCCGGGCGCGGCTCCGGCGGCCGAGCCGACCGGGGTGCGCCGGGTCATCAGGGACGCCGTGCGCGACGCGGCGCGCGGCGCCTACCGCCACGGTGTGCAGCGGGTCGCGCCCGTCATCCGCCGGATGGGAGAACTGTGA
- a CDS encoding N-acetylneuraminate synthase family protein: MSNRLRTLGSRTAGPGRPVYITGEIGINHNGDLDNALALIDAAADAGCDAVKFQKRTPEICTPRDQWDIERDTPWGRMTYIDYRHRVEFGEDEYRAIDAHCARRGIDWFASPWDTEAVAFLEKFDVPAHKVASASLTDDELLRALRATGRTVILSTGMSTPKQIRHAVEVLGSDNILLCHATSTYPAKAEELNLRVINSLMAEYPNVPIGYSGHETGLQTTLAAVALGAAFVERHITLDRAMWGSDQAASVEPGGLTRLVRDIRTIEAALGDGVKKVYDSELAPMKKLRRVAGAVAQAESAGGRAPAAV, from the coding sequence ATGAGCAACCGTCTGCGCACCCTCGGCAGCCGCACCGCAGGCCCGGGCCGTCCCGTGTACATCACCGGCGAGATCGGCATCAACCACAACGGCGACCTCGACAACGCGCTCGCCCTGATCGACGCGGCCGCCGACGCCGGCTGCGACGCGGTCAAGTTCCAAAAGCGCACCCCCGAGATCTGCACCCCGCGCGACCAGTGGGACATCGAGCGGGACACCCCCTGGGGCCGGATGACGTACATCGACTACCGCCACCGGGTGGAGTTCGGCGAGGACGAGTACCGCGCCATCGACGCGCACTGCGCGCGGCGCGGCATCGACTGGTTCGCCTCCCCGTGGGACACCGAGGCCGTCGCCTTCCTGGAGAAGTTCGACGTGCCCGCCCACAAGGTGGCCTCCGCCTCCCTCACCGACGACGAGCTGCTGCGCGCCCTGCGGGCCACCGGCCGCACCGTCATCCTCTCCACCGGCATGTCCACCCCGAAGCAGATCCGGCACGCGGTGGAGGTGCTCGGCAGCGACAACATCCTTCTCTGCCACGCCACTTCGACCTACCCGGCCAAGGCCGAGGAGCTCAACCTGCGCGTGATCAACAGCCTGATGGCCGAGTACCCCAACGTGCCGATCGGCTACAGCGGCCACGAGACGGGCCTTCAGACCACGCTCGCCGCGGTCGCGCTCGGCGCCGCCTTCGTCGAGCGCCACATCACCCTCGACCGCGCCATGTGGGGCTCCGACCAGGCGGCCTCCGTCGAGCCCGGCGGCCTCACCCGTCTCGTCCGCGACATCCGCACCATCGAGGCGGCCCTCGGCGACGGCGTCAAGAAGGTGTACGACTCCGAGCTCGCCCCGATGAAGAAGCTGCGCCGCGTCGCCGGCGCGGTCGCCCAGGCCGAGAGCGCCGGGGGCCGCGCTCCGGCCGCGGTCTGA
- a CDS encoding Uma2 family endonuclease, which yields MAVILSEMTIGEAADRLSEALPGHRVEVLKGSIVVTPPPDGPHQETVAELVYQFRQAGGRESGLKSLPGIGVWLGTGPDDYAEPDWAIVDADYKDALVTKNCYAANVFRLVLEVTSSNWGNDLVTKAETYAEARIPVYVVADRKHGEVLVLTDPVGDTYRTRSRYERGATVVLPSSVGVTLELPVDVLLDGDGD from the coding sequence GTGGCCGTAATACTGAGCGAGATGACGATCGGCGAAGCCGCCGACCGCCTCTCGGAGGCGCTGCCCGGACATCGCGTGGAGGTCCTCAAGGGGAGCATCGTCGTGACACCACCGCCTGACGGCCCGCACCAGGAGACCGTGGCTGAGCTGGTCTATCAGTTCCGGCAAGCCGGAGGCAGGGAGTCCGGGCTCAAGTCGCTCCCCGGCATCGGCGTCTGGCTCGGTACCGGCCCCGACGACTACGCCGAGCCGGACTGGGCCATCGTCGACGCCGACTACAAGGACGCCCTGGTCACGAAGAACTGCTACGCGGCGAACGTCTTCCGGCTCGTCCTGGAGGTGACGTCGTCCAACTGGGGCAACGACCTGGTCACCAAGGCCGAGACATACGCGGAGGCGCGGATCCCGGTGTACGTCGTCGCCGACCGCAAGCACGGCGAGGTCCTGGTGCTCACGGATCCGGTGGGGGACACCTACCGCACCCGCTCCCGCTACGAACGGGGTGCGACCGTGGTCCTGCCCTCGTCCGTGGGCGTCACCCTGGAGCTTCCCGTCGACGTTCTGCTCGACGGGGACGGCGACTGA
- a CDS encoding glycosyltransferase family 2 protein, translating into MVKLSVIVPFYNVRAYAPDTLRSLRANARDDFEFLLVDDCSSDGTIELLERAERELPGAVLLRHARNGGLATARNTGLDAARGEYLAYLDGDDWLAPGHFSQLLSSIEELGCDFIRTDHVQVTGQERTVHRVPHGRRGEVLSPRDAILPATRSTSVDYAFAWAGIYHRRLADRGLLYFTDGLRTAEDRPWIWRLHREAESFAVTGHLGVFYRRGIASSLTQIGDARQLDFIRAFDQVIEETAKDRDAAELLPKAVRTYCAIISHHMSGIERFEPAVARKLRALSAGALRRMPQDHLKDALNSMDSRRAARLRRLRHRPAASPAGAAV; encoded by the coding sequence GTGGTCAAGCTCTCCGTCATCGTGCCGTTCTACAACGTGCGCGCCTACGCACCCGACACCCTGCGAAGTCTGCGCGCCAACGCCCGCGACGACTTCGAGTTCCTGCTCGTCGACGACTGCTCGTCGGACGGCACGATCGAGCTGCTCGAACGCGCGGAGCGCGAGCTGCCGGGGGCGGTGCTGCTGAGACACGCCCGCAACGGGGGCCTCGCCACGGCGCGCAACACGGGCCTGGACGCGGCACGCGGCGAGTATCTGGCCTACCTGGACGGCGACGACTGGCTCGCCCCCGGCCACTTCAGTCAACTCCTGTCCTCCATAGAGGAGTTGGGGTGTGACTTCATACGCACCGACCACGTCCAGGTGACCGGCCAGGAGCGTACGGTGCACCGGGTGCCGCACGGCCGGCGCGGCGAGGTGCTGTCGCCCCGGGACGCGATCCTGCCCGCCACCCGCTCCACCTCGGTGGACTACGCGTTCGCCTGGGCCGGGATCTACCACCGCAGGCTCGCCGACCGCGGCCTTCTGTACTTCACCGACGGGCTGCGCACGGCCGAGGACCGGCCGTGGATCTGGCGGCTGCACCGCGAGGCCGAGTCGTTCGCGGTGACCGGGCACCTCGGCGTCTTCTACCGGCGCGGCATCGCCTCCTCGCTGACCCAGATCGGCGATGCCCGTCAGCTCGATTTCATTCGCGCTTTCGACCAGGTAATAGAAGAAACGGCAAAGGACCGAGATGCGGCCGAATTGCTCCCGAAAGCCGTGCGGACGTACTGCGCGATCATTTCCCACCATATGAGCGGCATCGAAAGGTTCGAACCCGCCGTGGCGAGAAAACTGCGGGCGCTGAGCGCGGGAGCATTGCGCCGCATGCCGCAGGACCACCTCAAGGACGCCCTCAACTCGATGGACTCCCGCCGCGCCGCCCGGCTGCGCCGCCTGCGCCACCGTCCGGCCGCGTCCCCGGCGGGGGCTGCCGTCTGA